The nucleotide window CATAGTAGGTGTTGTCAATCAAGTCAGTTATGACAACCTTTGTAATACGAACTTCAAGCTCTTCAAGAATGTTTTTTATAAGATCGTGGGTTAATGGTCTTGGAGTAAGCACTTTGCCAAGTGCCAGTGCAATTGAGTCAGCCTCTGGTTTACCAATCCATATGGGAAGTGTCTCATCTCCATCTATCTGTTGAAGTAGCAGAATATACATTCCACTTCTTGGATCAAAAAGCAGTCCTTCTACTTTCATCTCAATTAACATTTTAATACCCCAATGATTTTAATAACATATCTCTTTGTCTCCACTTTTTTCTAACCTTTACCCATACCTCAAGGAAAACTTTTGTCTGAAGAAATCTTTCAATCTCAAGCCTTGCCTCTTGTGCTATCTTTTTCAGTCTTTCGCCCTTTTTTCCTATTATAATAATTTTCTGACCTTCTCTTTCAACATAAATATTTGCCCCGATTCTAAGCAGTTTTTCACTCTCTTCCCAATTTTCTATTTCTACAGCTACAGAATAGGGAATCTCATCATAGGTGTATTTCATAACTTTTTCCCTTATAAACTCGCTCACCAAAAATCTTTCTGCCTGATCTGTGAGCATATCCTCTGGATAAAGCTTTGGAGATTCCGGAATATAATAGATGACTCTTTCAATCAGTCGTTCAACTCCGTCATTTTTAAGGGCAGAAATTGGAATTATCTCCTTGAAGGAATATAAATCTTTATAACTGTCTATTAATGGAAGAAGACTTTGTTTTGAAACTGTGTCAATTTTATTAATGGCAAGAATAACAGGTTTGTTGATTTTTTTTAGTTTTTCAATAATTGAAAATTCACCCTCTGATGGAGATTGAGGCTCTACCATGAAAACTATTAAGTCAACCATATCCATTGCCTGATGAGCTTCTTTAACCATGAATTCACCAAGTTTATGTCTTGGTTTATGAATCCCTGGTGTATCAACAAAAATAATCTGAGCATCAGGCAAATTTTTTATGCCAATAATTCTATTTCTTGTTGTTTGAGGCTTTTCAGTTACAATGGCGATTTTCTCTCCAATTACTGAATTAAGAAGTGTTGATTTGCCTACATTTGGTTTCCCAATTAATGCCACATATCCACACTTCATCTGAGTTCTTCCAGTGATTTACGAATTCTTTCAATGCCCTTTGCTAAATTTTCCATACTTGTTGCATAAGATATTCTTATATATCCTTCAGTCCCAAAGGCAGAGCCAGGAACCAGAGCTACAAAAGCTTTTTCAAGAAGGTAGATGCTTAGGTCCATAGATGAATTTATTCCATTTTTCCCAAGTACTTTGTTTACGTTAGGAAAAACATAGAAAGCACCTTTAGGCATCCTGCAGGAAACTCCTGCGATATTGTTTAACTCTTTCACAAGATAGTCTCTTCTTTTTTCAAACTCCTGACGCATCTTTTCCACACAGTCCTGAGGTCCTTTCAATGCTGCCACAGCTGCTTTTTGAGCAATTGATGTTGGATTTGAGGTTGACTGGCTCTGAATTTTTGTCATGGTTTTGATTATCTCTACGGGTCCTGCTGCATATCCAATTCTCCAGCCGGTCATTGCATGGGATTTACTTAAACCATTTACAACAATGGTTCTTTCCTTAACTTCTTCACTTAAGGATGCAATACTTATGTGTTTTTCACCATCGTAGATGAGTTTCTCATATATTTCATCGGAGATGATGTAAATATTGTTCTTTAAAGCGATCTCTGCAATTTCTTCAAGGGCTTTTTTGGTGTAGATAAATCCCGTTGGATTTGACGGTGAGTTAATTATAATTGCTTTGGTTCGTGGAGTAATTTTTTCCTTTAGAGCATCTGGCTCAACCATAAAATCATTTTCTTCTTTTGTCTCTACAATTACTGGTTGAGCATCATTTATGAGTACCTGATCAGGATAGGATACCCAGTAAGGTGAAGGAATAATTACCTCATCTCCCGGACCAAACAATGCCTGAGCAATGTTATAGAGAGAGTGCTTTGCTCCACAGGATACAAGAATATTTTCTTTTCCGTATTTTAATCCGTTGTCTCTTTCAAGTTTTTCAATTATCGCCTCTTTAAGTTCATCAATTCCACCAACAGGAGTGTATTTTGTAAATCCATCTCTGATTGCCTTTATTGCAGCTTCCTTAATATGCTCAGGAGTATCAAAGTCTGGCTCTCCTACTCCGAAATTTACCACATCAAAGCCTTTTGCTTTAAGTTCCTTTGCTTTTGAATCAACTGCAAGTGTAGGTGAAGGTTTAACCTTTTTGGCCCTTTCCGCTATCATGTTTCCTCCTCTTTGATATATTTTCTTTTTGCTCTACTTCCTAAGGAAGTTAATACTTCATAAGGGATTGTTTCTGCCCATTCGGCAATATCATAGGCTGTAACTTTTTCATTACCTGATTCTCCAAGCACGATAACTTCATCATCAACTTTTGCCTCAGGAATATCTGTTAGGTCTATCATTGTAAGATCCATACAGACTTTGCCTATAACAGGCGCTTTTTTGCCCCTAACAATAACCCATGCACGGTTACTTAACTTTCTAAAGTATCCATCAGCATATCCTACAGGAATAACTCCAATTAGACTATCTCTCTTTGTTATAAAAGTTCTTCCATAGCTTATTGGTGAACCTGCTGGAAGTTTTCTTATATCAACCATCTTGGTTTTAACTGTCATGCAGGGTCTTAAATCACTATCAAAGTTTTGACAGTATCCATAGAGCATCAGACCTGGTCTTACTGCATCAAACAAAGCCTCTGGATAAGCTATTCCATCAGAGTTTGTGATGTGGAATACCGGATTAATTCCCAAAGCTTTAACGCATCTCTGAATTTCCTTAAATCTGTTTATCTGCTCAGCAGTCCACTCTCTGTTTTTTGCTTCCGAAAGATGACTCATAATACCTTCAATTTTTATATTTGGTAACTGAGCTATTTTCCTTATTGTCTCACAGGGTGCATCATAAATTCCAAGTCTTCCCATGCCTGTTTCCACTTTGATATGAACCGATAAGGAGGTATTTCTTCTTACTGCTTCTTTTGA belongs to Thermodesulfovibrio aggregans and includes:
- a CDS encoding bifunctional nuclease family protein — its product is MLIEMKVEGLLFDPRSGMYILLLQQIDGDETLPIWIGKPEADSIALALGKVLTPRPLTHDLIKNILEELEVRITKVVITDLIDNTYYALIYAHDGVRERAIDSRPSDAVAIALRVQAPIFVEEGIFELRKADELEEWLKNLKPEDFGNIM
- the era gene encoding GTPase Era, translating into MKCGYVALIGKPNVGKSTLLNSVIGEKIAIVTEKPQTTRNRIIGIKNLPDAQIIFVDTPGIHKPRHKLGEFMVKEAHQAMDMVDLIVFMVEPQSPSEGEFSIIEKLKKINKPVILAINKIDTVSKQSLLPLIDSYKDLYSFKEIIPISALKNDGVERLIERVIYYIPESPKLYPEDMLTDQAERFLVSEFIREKVMKYTYDEIPYSVAVEIENWEESEKLLRIGANIYVEREGQKIIIIGKKGERLKKIAQEARLEIERFLQTKVFLEVWVKVRKKWRQRDMLLKSLGY
- a CDS encoding pyridoxal phosphate-dependent aminotransferase yields the protein MIAERAKKVKPSPTLAVDSKAKELKAKGFDVVNFGVGEPDFDTPEHIKEAAIKAIRDGFTKYTPVGGIDELKEAIIEKLERDNGLKYGKENILVSCGAKHSLYNIAQALFGPGDEVIIPSPYWVSYPDQVLINDAQPVIVETKEENDFMVEPDALKEKITPRTKAIIINSPSNPTGFIYTKKALEEIAEIALKNNIYIISDEIYEKLIYDGEKHISIASLSEEVKERTIVVNGLSKSHAMTGWRIGYAAGPVEIIKTMTKIQSQSTSNPTSIAQKAAVAALKGPQDCVEKMRQEFEKRRDYLVKELNNIAGVSCRMPKGAFYVFPNVNKVLGKNGINSSMDLSIYLLEKAFVALVPGSAFGTEGYIRISYATSMENLAKGIERIRKSLEELR
- the alr gene encoding alanine racemase, with product MRFLEAEIDLKALNHNFQRIKNIVKSVDPACRIIPIVKADAYGHGAVEVAQFFEKQDIFAFGVAFFEEAVALRQAGIKSKIIVLFDREVEGIFEYNLTPVIFDFKQVEALSKEAVRRNTSLSVHIKVETGMGRLGIYDAPCETIRKIAQLPNIKIEGIMSHLSEAKNREWTAEQINRFKEIQRCVKALGINPVFHITNSDGIAYPEALFDAVRPGLMLYGYCQNFDSDLRPCMTVKTKMVDIRKLPAGSPISYGRTFITKRDSLIGVIPVGYADGYFRKLSNRAWVIVRGKKAPVIGKVCMDLTMIDLTDIPEAKVDDEVIVLGESGNEKVTAYDIAEWAETIPYEVLTSLGSRAKRKYIKEEET